A single genomic interval of Helianthus annuus cultivar XRQ/B chromosome 6, HanXRQr2.0-SUNRISE, whole genome shotgun sequence harbors:
- the LOC110944660 gene encoding uncharacterized protein LOC110944660, whose amino-acid sequence MNTKKTFRIGYKYKSHSDIFYNEEKYTDDRRVNIFASNFEDIILNYDVKKLDSVDLVFIPVLQGDHFYVLCFHLKTGKIELIDNSAAEQEFKDRYKGLPDTLRRVLVLYLKKALKPTPAIEELGTSEIERKEMDWRTENNGVDCGVFTMRHMETYKGEKTPWVTGFVKENEVNNRQNSQLRLLKHRYLSKIILSEHNVHREQVIKKENAFDKRPDKEKYMKDLEKIIPDRLSAFIGKD is encoded by the exons ATGAACACTAAAAAAACATTTCGCATAGGGTATAAATACAAATCGCAT TCGGATATCTTTTACAACGAGGAGAAATACACAGACGACAGACGTGTAAACATATTTGCCTCAAATTTTGAAGACATCATACTAAATTATGATGTAAAAAAACTTGATTCGGTTGACTTGGTGTTTATTCCGGTACTTCAAGGTGACCACTTCTATGTCTTGTGCTTCCACTTGAAAACCGGCAAAATTGAGCTGATTGACAATTCAGCCGCTGAACAAGAGTTTAAGGACAGATACAAGGGGCTTCCAGACACACTG AGAAGGGTTTTGGTTTTATACCTAAAAAAGGCTTTAAAACCAACACCAGCTATAGAAGAACTTGGAACATCAGAGATAGAAAGAAAAGAGATGGATTGGAGGACGGAGAATAACGGCGTAGACTGTGGAGTGTTTACGATGCGTCACATGGAAACATACAAAGGAGAGAAAACACCATGGGTGACTGGGTTTGTGAAAGAAAATGAAGTAAACAACAGACAGAATTCACAACTTCGTCTCCTGAAGCACAGATATCTAAGTAAAATCATTCTATCCGAACACAATGTGCATCGTGAACAAGTAATTAAAAAGGAAAATGCTTTCGATAAAAGGCCAGACAAAGAAAAGTATATGAAAGATTTGGAGAAAATAATCCCAGATAGATTGAGTGCATTTATTGGAAAGGACTAG